A stretch of Synechococcus sp. MIT S9220 DNA encodes these proteins:
- a CDS encoding alpha/beta fold hydrolase, which translates to MKDLLDSIKGELLDPKASNLAEHLEWWELPELKIDAPFPVAVVGQGPPLLLLHGFDSSFLEYRRLAPLLRQHFQLFIPDLFGFGFSPRPLDAIYGPEQVLSHLDAVLEHIPKAAPCGLIGASMGGSVGVEMARRHPHQIKSLMLLAPAGLTGKPMPVPPLLDRFGAWFLSRPGVRRGLCRQAFADPDANVGAAEEQIASLHLQCPGWAEALAAFARSGGFSGCGTPLPDQPLHVIWGDNDRILRAPQKKAAALILNDRIEQFEDCGHLPHIDQPDRVAERCLNWFQSTLLTSHPSDLIG; encoded by the coding sequence TTGAAAGATCTGCTGGATTCGATCAAAGGCGAACTGTTGGACCCCAAGGCCAGCAACCTGGCGGAGCATCTCGAGTGGTGGGAGCTGCCAGAACTCAAGATTGACGCACCATTTCCTGTTGCTGTGGTGGGGCAGGGTCCCCCTTTGTTGTTGCTGCACGGGTTCGACAGCAGTTTCTTGGAATATCGGCGCCTGGCCCCACTGCTGAGGCAACACTTTCAACTGTTCATTCCTGACCTGTTCGGCTTTGGCTTCTCACCGCGTCCCCTCGATGCGATCTACGGTCCCGAACAAGTGCTCAGTCATCTGGATGCCGTGCTCGAGCACATCCCCAAGGCAGCTCCATGCGGCTTGATCGGAGCTTCGATGGGAGGGTCCGTTGGCGTGGAAATGGCACGCCGTCACCCGCATCAGATCAAGTCCTTGATGCTGCTTGCCCCAGCAGGACTCACTGGCAAACCGATGCCAGTCCCCCCTCTGCTGGATCGCTTCGGCGCCTGGTTCCTCAGTCGCCCAGGAGTGCGTCGAGGCCTTTGCCGCCAGGCCTTTGCCGATCCAGACGCCAACGTGGGTGCCGCGGAAGAACAGATCGCTTCACTGCATCTGCAGTGCCCCGGTTGGGCAGAGGCACTCGCAGCGTTTGCCCGCAGCGGAGGATTTTCAGGTTGCGGCACACCGCTTCCCGACCAGCCTCTGCACGTGATTTGGGGAGACAACGACAGGATCCTCAGGGCTCCACAAAAGAAAGCGGCGGCTCTGATCCTCAACGACAGGATTGAGCAGTTCGAGGATTGCGGACATCTTCCGCACATCGATCAGCCCGATCGAGTGGCCGAACGCTGTCTCAACTGGTTCCAATCCACGCTGTTGACCAGCCATCCCTCGGACCTCATCGGATGA
- a CDS encoding iron-containing alcohol dehydrogenase family protein, with translation MIQTDSSNSPISVHSIAPAQVIRGSGAWIEAQKPISKLCRNPLLLGRSESTQAIRSKLCRELNQSGLRVFQQNLEHDCCELDLQRLQNDFVRQSCDGVIAAGGGKVLDSGKLLADRLEVPCVTVPLSAATCAGWTALSNLYSPDGAFDRDQSLRHCPDLLVFDHELLIKAPTRTLASGIADALAKWYEASVSSGSSQDGVIQQAVQMARVLRDQLLIDSIEAIQEPGCEAWKRVVDACGLTAGVIGGLGGARCRTVAAHAVHNGLTQLEACHSVLHGEKVGFGVLVQLRLEERLGGNRLAAQAHRQLLPLLRELGLPVCLDDLGLGQASLNQLQQVCQFACRDGSDLHHLPFEVTPGALMEALVGAAETSAVLP, from the coding sequence ATGATCCAAACAGACTCCAGCAACAGTCCAATCTCAGTTCATTCCATCGCTCCCGCCCAGGTCATTCGTGGGTCGGGAGCCTGGATTGAAGCTCAGAAGCCAATTTCAAAGCTCTGTCGTAATCCATTGCTGCTTGGCAGGAGTGAGTCCACGCAGGCGATTCGGTCCAAGCTTTGTCGTGAGCTGAATCAAAGCGGTCTGAGAGTGTTCCAGCAGAATCTCGAGCACGATTGCTGTGAGCTTGATCTTCAGAGGCTCCAGAACGATTTTGTTCGACAGTCGTGCGATGGAGTGATCGCTGCAGGGGGTGGCAAGGTTCTCGACAGTGGAAAATTGCTGGCCGACAGACTCGAAGTCCCTTGTGTCACGGTTCCACTGAGCGCGGCAACCTGTGCCGGGTGGACTGCCCTCTCGAATCTGTACAGCCCTGATGGAGCTTTTGATCGTGATCAAAGCCTCAGGCATTGCCCTGATCTGCTGGTTTTCGATCATGAGCTGCTGATAAAGGCACCGACACGCACCCTGGCCAGTGGGATCGCCGACGCGCTGGCCAAGTGGTACGAAGCCTCCGTGAGCAGCGGATCGAGCCAAGACGGAGTCATTCAGCAAGCTGTGCAAATGGCCCGAGTTCTGCGAGACCAGCTGCTAATCGACAGCATCGAGGCCATCCAAGAACCTGGCTGCGAGGCTTGGAAGCGGGTTGTGGATGCCTGCGGACTCACTGCAGGAGTGATTGGCGGTCTTGGTGGAGCTCGCTGTCGAACCGTCGCCGCTCACGCAGTTCATAACGGTCTCACTCAGCTCGAAGCGTGCCATTCCGTTCTCCATGGCGAGAAGGTGGGCTTTGGCGTACTCGTTCAGTTGCGCCTCGAGGAGCGTCTCGGCGGCAATCGTTTAGCGGCGCAAGCCCATCGCCAGCTCTTGCCTCTGCTGCGAGAACTGGGTTTGCCCGTCTGCCTTGATGACCTGGGGCTGGGTCAAGCCAGCCTCAATCAATTGCAGCAGGTCTGCCAGTTCGCCTGTCGAGACGGATCTGATCTACATCATCTTCCTTTCGAAGTCACTCCAGGCGCACTGATGGAAGCCCTTGTGGGAGCTGCTGAAACAAGCGCAGTTTTGCCTTGA
- a CDS encoding ATP-dependent Clp protease ATP-binding subunit has product MFERFTEKAIKVIMLAQEEARRLGHNFVGTEQILLGLIGEGTGVAAKVLKSMGVNLKDARVEVEKIIGRGSGFVAVEIPFTPRAKRVLELSLEEARQLGHNYIGTEHLLLGLIREGEGVAARVLENLGVDLAKVRTQVIRMLGETAEVGAGGGGGSGAKGSTKTPTLDEFGSNLTQLASEAKLDPVVGRHNEIDRVIQILGRRTKNNPVLIGEPGVGKTAIAEGLAQRIQQGDIPDILEDKRVLTLDIGLLVAGTKYRGEFEERLKKIMEEIKGAGNVILVIDEVHTLIGAGAAEGAIDAANILKPALARGELQCIGATTLDEYRKHIERDAALERRFQPVNVGEPSIEDTIEILRGLRERYEQHHRLRITDEALEAAATLGDRYISDRFLPDKAIDLIDEAGSRVRLLNSKLPPEAKEVDKELRTVQKDKEDAVREQDFARAGELRDKEVELREKIRTLLQSSRQDTPSEASETTETVEPSTESTTGSSEQSSFQGVVAETTTPVVSEEDIAQIVASWTGVPVQKLTESESVKLLNMEETLHKRLIGQDEAVKAVSKAIRRARVGLKNPNRPIASFIFSGPTGVGKTELTKALAAYFFGSEDAMIRLDMSEFMERHTVSKLIGSPPGYVGFNEGGQLTEAVRRRPYTVVLFDEIEKAHPDVFNLLLQLLEDGRLTDSKGRTVDFKNTLIIMTSNIGSKVIEKGGGGLGFEFSGDENAEENQYNRIKSLVNEELKQYFRPEFLNRLDEIIVFRQLNREEVKEIAEIMLREVFNRIGEKGITLSVSNAFKERLVEEGYNPAYGARPLRRAVMRLLEDSLAEEVLSGRIKDGDSAEVDVEDGKVVVKHLSAVPSETPALAGAGL; this is encoded by the coding sequence ATGTTCGAGAGGTTTACCGAGAAGGCCATCAAGGTGATCATGCTTGCCCAGGAAGAGGCAAGACGACTGGGTCACAATTTCGTTGGTACCGAGCAGATCCTGCTCGGGCTGATCGGTGAGGGAACTGGGGTCGCAGCCAAAGTGCTCAAGTCCATGGGGGTGAATCTCAAGGATGCCCGTGTAGAAGTTGAAAAAATCATCGGGCGTGGCTCCGGTTTCGTCGCAGTCGAGATTCCGTTCACACCCAGAGCCAAACGTGTGCTCGAGCTCTCTCTCGAGGAAGCGCGCCAGCTCGGTCACAACTACATCGGTACTGAGCATCTGCTGTTAGGGCTGATCCGTGAAGGTGAGGGTGTTGCAGCGCGTGTCCTCGAAAATCTCGGGGTTGACCTTGCCAAGGTCCGCACCCAAGTCATTCGGATGCTGGGCGAAACGGCTGAGGTGGGTGCTGGAGGCGGCGGTGGTTCCGGTGCCAAGGGATCCACCAAAACACCCACACTCGATGAATTCGGCAGCAACCTCACCCAGCTGGCCAGCGAAGCCAAGCTCGATCCGGTGGTTGGACGCCACAACGAAATTGACCGAGTCATTCAGATCCTTGGTCGGCGCACCAAAAACAACCCTGTGTTGATCGGTGAGCCAGGGGTCGGCAAAACCGCCATCGCCGAAGGTTTGGCTCAGCGCATCCAGCAGGGTGATATTCCCGACATCCTTGAAGACAAGCGTGTTCTAACCCTTGATATTGGTCTACTGGTCGCTGGCACCAAGTACCGGGGCGAATTTGAGGAGCGCCTCAAAAAAATCATGGAGGAGATCAAGGGTGCGGGCAACGTGATCCTTGTGATCGACGAGGTGCACACCCTGATCGGTGCTGGTGCGGCAGAGGGTGCCATTGATGCTGCCAACATCCTCAAACCTGCTCTCGCCCGAGGTGAGCTTCAGTGCATCGGAGCCACCACACTGGATGAGTACCGCAAGCACATTGAGCGGGATGCTGCTCTGGAGCGACGTTTCCAGCCCGTCAACGTTGGTGAACCGTCGATCGAAGACACCATCGAAATCCTGCGTGGTCTGCGTGAGCGCTACGAACAACATCACCGTCTGCGCATCACCGATGAGGCCCTTGAAGCAGCGGCCACCCTCGGCGATCGTTACATCTCCGATCGCTTTCTGCCTGACAAGGCCATCGATTTGATCGATGAAGCCGGCAGTCGCGTGCGTCTGCTGAATTCCAAGCTTCCACCTGAAGCCAAGGAAGTCGATAAAGAGCTGCGCACAGTGCAGAAAGACAAGGAAGATGCCGTTCGCGAGCAAGATTTTGCTCGTGCCGGAGAGCTGAGGGACAAGGAAGTTGAACTTCGCGAAAAAATCCGCACCCTTCTGCAGAGCAGTCGCCAAGACACTCCCAGCGAAGCTTCGGAAACCACCGAAACAGTCGAACCTTCTACTGAGTCCACGACTGGAAGTTCCGAACAATCATCCTTCCAGGGTGTAGTGGCCGAAACAACGACCCCGGTCGTGAGCGAGGAGGACATCGCCCAGATTGTGGCCTCGTGGACGGGTGTACCAGTGCAGAAACTCACTGAAAGTGAGTCCGTCAAGCTGCTCAATATGGAAGAGACGCTCCACAAGCGTCTGATTGGTCAGGACGAAGCTGTGAAAGCGGTTTCGAAAGCGATTCGACGGGCGCGTGTTGGCCTTAAAAACCCAAATCGCCCGATTGCCAGCTTCATTTTCTCCGGCCCGACCGGTGTGGGTAAGACTGAACTCACAAAAGCCTTAGCTGCCTACTTCTTCGGCAGTGAAGACGCCATGATCCGACTTGACATGTCGGAATTCATGGAGAGGCACACGGTCAGCAAACTGATCGGTTCACCTCCTGGCTATGTGGGTTTCAATGAGGGTGGACAGCTGACCGAAGCGGTCCGCCGCCGTCCTTACACGGTTGTTCTGTTCGATGAGATTGAGAAAGCGCATCCTGATGTGTTCAATCTTCTTTTGCAGTTGCTGGAAGATGGACGCCTCACCGATTCCAAGGGCCGAACTGTCGACTTCAAGAACACTCTGATCATCATGACCTCGAACATTGGTTCGAAAGTGATTGAGAAAGGTGGCGGTGGTCTTGGCTTCGAATTCTCTGGCGATGAAAACGCCGAGGAGAATCAGTACAACCGCATTAAGTCGCTCGTCAATGAAGAGCTTAAGCAGTATTTCCGTCCTGAATTCCTCAATCGCCTTGATGAAATCATCGTCTTCAGGCAACTGAATCGCGAAGAGGTCAAGGAGATTGCAGAAATCATGTTGCGGGAGGTCTTCAACCGCATCGGCGAAAAAGGCATCACCTTGTCCGTGTCCAATGCCTTTAAAGAGCGTCTCGTTGAAGAGGGTTACAACCCTGCTTATGGCGCCCGTCCCTTGCGTCGAGCTGTGATGCGTTTACTTGAAGACAGCCTTGCCGAAGAGGTCCTTTCAGGTCGCATCAAAGATGGCGATTCAGCGGAAGTGGATGTGGAAGATGGCAAAGTGGTGGTCAAGCATCTATCCGCTGTACCCAGCGAAACCCCTGCGCTCGCTGGTGCCGGTCTCTGA
- a CDS encoding GNAT family N-acetyltransferase → MVGEVVITPRRLGPDDLSGCLQLDRIALRGLWTKQQWERELSDNSRLVMGIDAEDHSLIALASAWLVVDELQITAVAVDPTHQRCGFGARVLQAVMERATALGAISATLEVASTNAVARAFYAQCGFSTTGCRSSYYSNGDDALLQSRSIRRGRDFRTDQTE, encoded by the coding sequence TTGGTTGGTGAAGTGGTGATCACGCCACGCAGACTGGGGCCGGACGACCTCAGCGGCTGCCTTCAGCTTGACCGGATTGCTTTGAGGGGGCTCTGGACAAAACAGCAGTGGGAGAGGGAGCTTTCAGACAACAGCAGACTGGTGATGGGCATCGACGCAGAGGATCACAGTCTGATCGCCCTGGCCTCGGCATGGTTGGTGGTCGATGAACTGCAGATCACAGCAGTCGCAGTGGATCCGACTCACCAGCGCTGTGGATTCGGCGCGAGGGTGCTGCAGGCGGTGATGGAACGGGCCACAGCCCTCGGAGCGATATCAGCAACCCTTGAGGTGGCATCAACGAATGCGGTAGCGCGAGCGTTTTACGCCCAGTGCGGATTTTCAACCACTGGTTGCAGAAGCAGTTACTACTCCAACGGCGACGATGCCCTGTTGCAGTCGCGATCAATCAGAAGGGGTAGGGATTTCCGCACTGATCAAACTGAATAA
- the lysA gene encoding diaminopimelate decarboxylase produces the protein MPQPYESGCDLNSPNRNLAPITAELDDQGRLAVGGCVLSELAERYGTPLYVLDEASIRKACQAYRDALKRHYPGPSLAIYASKANSSMALTALVASEGLGLDAVSAGELMTALDGGMPAERMVLHGNNKSVEELELAYRHDVMVVADNQHDLDCLQTIVPEGGRPVRLMLRFTPGIECHTHEYIRTGHLDSKFGFDPDQLEPVLRKLQGCSWARVEGLHAHIGSQIFELEPHRDLAAVMADALRLALELGHPVRDLNVGGGLGIRYVESDDPPSIDAWVKVVAEAVVAACRERDLALPRLLCEPGRSLVATSGVTVYTVGSRKVVPGIRTYLSVDGGMSDNPRPITYQSLYTTCLADRPLADAEETVTLAGKHCESGDVLLKDLSFPSCSSGEILAVFATGAYNASMSSNYNRIPRPAAVLVHAGDAELVQRREQPEDLLRYDLMPERLRSVN, from the coding sequence ATGCCACAGCCCTACGAATCAGGGTGTGACCTGAACAGCCCGAATCGCAATCTCGCGCCGATCACCGCAGAACTTGACGATCAGGGACGTCTTGCCGTTGGTGGTTGTGTTCTCAGCGAGCTGGCCGAGCGTTATGGAACACCTTTATATGTGCTGGATGAAGCCAGCATCCGCAAGGCCTGTCAGGCCTATCGCGATGCCCTGAAGCGTCATTATCCAGGTCCCTCACTGGCGATCTATGCCTCGAAGGCCAACAGTTCAATGGCTCTGACGGCTCTTGTGGCGTCGGAGGGTCTGGGGCTTGATGCCGTCTCGGCGGGTGAATTGATGACGGCGCTCGACGGCGGCATGCCTGCTGAACGGATGGTGCTGCATGGCAATAACAAGTCGGTCGAAGAGCTTGAGTTGGCCTATCGCCACGACGTGATGGTGGTTGCGGACAACCAGCACGACCTGGATTGCCTGCAGACGATTGTTCCGGAAGGAGGGCGGCCTGTACGGCTCATGCTTCGCTTCACCCCTGGCATTGAGTGCCATACCCACGAGTACATCCGCACCGGCCACCTCGACAGCAAATTCGGCTTTGATCCTGATCAGCTCGAGCCCGTGCTCCGCAAGCTTCAGGGATGTTCCTGGGCGAGGGTTGAAGGCCTGCATGCCCATATTGGTTCACAGATTTTCGAGCTCGAGCCCCACCGCGACCTGGCTGCTGTCATGGCGGATGCCCTGCGTTTGGCCCTTGAGCTCGGCCATCCCGTTCGGGATCTCAATGTTGGTGGTGGCCTGGGAATCCGTTACGTGGAAAGTGACGATCCGCCGTCGATCGATGCCTGGGTGAAAGTGGTGGCTGAAGCCGTCGTGGCGGCCTGCAGAGAGCGAGATCTTGCGTTGCCGCGTTTGCTGTGCGAGCCAGGGCGATCGCTGGTTGCGACTTCAGGTGTGACTGTTTACACCGTCGGCTCCCGCAAGGTGGTACCGGGGATCCGTACTTATCTCTCTGTTGATGGGGGTATGAGCGACAACCCGAGGCCAATCACCTATCAATCCCTTTACACCACTTGTCTGGCGGACCGCCCTCTTGCAGACGCTGAAGAGACCGTGACTCTCGCGGGCAAACATTGTGAGTCGGGAGATGTGCTACTCAAGGATCTTTCCTTCCCCAGCTGCAGCAGCGGTGAAATCCTGGCGGTCTTTGCCACCGGGGCCTACAACGCGTCGATGAGTTCCAACTACAACCGCATTCCAAGACCAGCTGCGGTGCTGGTGCATGCAGGAG